A genome region from Arthrobacter sp. SLBN-100 includes the following:
- a CDS encoding alpha/beta fold hydrolase — MYRTEVSGLSIAYERTGKGPALVLLHGFSLDSRMWRPQLEELSDDFTVFAWDAPGAGRSSDPPGPFGLGDWADCLAGCLRAAGLMRAHILGLSWGGILAQEFYRRHPSFVESLVLADTYAGWKGSLRDPLPQQRLDACLRDASLPPDDFVAKYLPSMFSRSPGRQALEELAGIMRGFHPSGFRLMAKASAVDTREILPTIAVPTLLLWGESDGRSPITVAHQLHEGIAGARLSVIREAGHVSNLENPEAFNTEIRDFCLRIPHS, encoded by the coding sequence GTGTATCGGACAGAAGTAAGCGGTCTTTCGATTGCCTACGAACGGACCGGTAAGGGCCCGGCGTTGGTGCTGCTGCATGGCTTTTCCCTGGATTCACGGATGTGGCGGCCACAACTGGAAGAACTCTCCGATGACTTCACGGTGTTTGCCTGGGATGCTCCCGGCGCAGGCCGCTCCTCCGATCCTCCCGGCCCCTTTGGACTCGGGGATTGGGCAGATTGCCTTGCCGGCTGCCTCCGTGCTGCCGGGCTCATGCGAGCACACATTCTTGGCCTTTCCTGGGGAGGAATCCTCGCGCAGGAGTTCTACCGTCGCCACCCGTCGTTCGTGGAGTCGCTGGTCCTGGCCGACACATATGCCGGCTGGAAAGGCTCCCTTCGCGATCCGCTTCCCCAACAGCGCCTTGACGCTTGCCTTCGTGATGCCTCGCTGCCGCCGGACGACTTTGTGGCAAAGTACCTTCCATCGATGTTCAGCCGCTCCCCTGGCCGGCAAGCCCTCGAGGAACTGGCGGGCATCATGCGCGGCTTCCATCCCTCAGGCTTCCGTCTGATGGCTAAGGCATCCGCCGTGGACACCCGTGAGATCCTGCCGACAATAGCCGTTCCCACCCTGCTGCTGTGGGGAGAATCGGACGGAAGATCGCCCATTACTGTTGCGCACCAGTTGCATGAGGGCATCGCCGGTGCACGGCTTTCTGTCATTCGTGAAGCCGGGCACGTCAGCAATCTGGAAAACCCGGAAGCATTCAATACGGAGATCCGCGACTTCTGCCTCAGGATCCCGCACTCGTAG
- a CDS encoding CBM96 family carbohydrate-binding protein, with the protein MLWDGTTLYVASYRFVNDGLPAEPNFPTTMRRYSYDPVKKTYSLLTSTNINNYRVEALTIDKDSTGRVWATWQQGNQIYLNVTATDGKTWGTPFAHPASLSNVSGDDTSAVIAFGPGKMGVMWSRQVGDSTDGMYWSYHVDGALNTDWTAPVAAVSGLRSSDDHMNLKWLDSSGGQVFAAVKTSFTSASQPLVQLLAFSGTTWSAYPIAAVSECPNRVIVLIDESTRMLRTFATYPKPGGTTNAGVCTSSGGAVYEKSTPLDNINFTTAKTVRIVDADQYVHNVASTKQNLNSAARGTANSGLLVLSDVNATSRYWHFYDPSSGGGSSDTTAPTLTATAPAAAATGVAVTANVTGSFSEEMDQSTVTSNTFTLTAGTTTVPATVTATVTATVTYNSTDKVATLDPSTDLAPGTTYTATIRGGSGGVKDVAGNAIASDRTWTFTTASAAGSTSETVTLTAIADSYVSSGATGTNYGTSTALWVDNSPVQVTYLKFDLSAYAGRTLESATLQLGSAENGSTGKQNVKLVADDSWTEGGITYNNRPAAGTSIGTLGPTATNTSYSVPLTVTGLAAELGQQLSLGLDTSSSDGLLLSSKEAGSAAAPRLVLTLR; encoded by the coding sequence GTGTTGTGGGACGGGACGACGTTGTATGTGGCGAGCTACCGGTTCGTCAATGATGGCCTGCCGGCTGAGCCGAACTTCCCGACGACGATGCGGCGTTACAGCTACGACCCGGTTAAGAAGACGTACTCGCTGCTGACTTCCACAAACATCAACAACTACCGCGTTGAGGCCCTGACCATCGATAAGGACTCCACTGGCCGGGTGTGGGCCACCTGGCAGCAGGGGAACCAAATCTACCTGAACGTCACTGCCACGGACGGCAAGACCTGGGGGACCCCATTCGCTCATCCAGCGTCGTTAAGCAACGTGTCCGGGGACGACACGTCGGCTGTCATCGCGTTCGGACCCGGCAAGATGGGTGTGATGTGGAGCCGACAGGTTGGTGACTCCACGGACGGCATGTACTGGAGCTACCACGTCGATGGAGCGCTGAATACCGACTGGACCGCTCCTGTGGCGGCGGTGTCAGGACTGCGCAGCAGTGATGACCATATGAACTTGAAGTGGCTGGACTCCTCGGGTGGCCAGGTTTTCGCCGCAGTCAAGACGTCCTTCACGTCGGCGTCCCAGCCGCTGGTCCAGCTGTTGGCGTTCAGTGGAACGACGTGGTCCGCATACCCGATCGCGGCTGTGTCGGAGTGCCCGAACCGGGTGATCGTCCTGATTGACGAGAGCACCCGGATGCTGCGGACGTTCGCTACCTATCCGAAACCGGGTGGCACGACGAACGCCGGTGTTTGCACCAGTTCGGGGGGTGCGGTCTACGAGAAATCCACGCCGCTGGACAACATCAACTTCACCACCGCGAAGACGGTTCGTATCGTGGACGCGGACCAGTATGTCCACAACGTCGCGTCGACGAAGCAGAATCTCAACAGTGCGGCGCGGGGCACTGCCAACAGCGGCCTGCTGGTGCTCTCCGATGTGAATGCCACGAGCAGGTACTGGCACTTTTACGACCCCAGCAGCGGTGGTGGCAGTAGTGATACGACCGCTCCGACCCTGACGGCTACGGCTCCGGCTGCCGCTGCCACCGGGGTGGCGGTGACGGCGAACGTGACGGGCTCGTTCTCGGAGGAAATGGATCAGTCGACGGTCACGTCGAACACGTTTACGTTGACGGCGGGGACGACGACGGTGCCGGCCACGGTGACGGCCACGGTGACGGCCACGGTGACGTACAACAGCACGGACAAAGTTGCGACGCTGGACCCCAGTACGGATCTGGCGCCGGGCACCACGTACACAGCGACAATCAGGGGCGGCTCCGGCGGCGTCAAAGATGTTGCCGGTAACGCGATAGCGTCGGACAGGACCTGGACCTTCACCACGGCTTCCGCGGCCGGCAGCACGTCGGAGACCGTCACGCTCACGGCCATCGCCGACAGCTATGTGTCGAGCGGAGCCACGGGGACGAACTATGGCACGAGTACCGCGTTATGGGTGGACAACAGCCCCGTGCAGGTCACGTACCTGAAGTTCGACCTGTCGGCGTATGCGGGCAGGACGCTGGAGAGCGCCACGTTGCAGCTGGGTAGCGCCGAGAATGGGTCGACGGGTAAGCAGAACGTCAAGCTGGTTGCCGATGACAGCTGGACCGAGGGCGGGATCACGTACAACAACCGCCCGGCGGCCGGCACCAGCATCGGCACGCTCGGCCCGACAGCCACCAACACCAGCTACAGCGTTCCGCTGACGGTCACTGGCCTGGCCGCCGAGCTCGGCCAACAGCTCTCACTTGGCCTGGACACCAGCAGCAGCGACGGCCTGCTCCTCAGCTCCAAGGAGGCCGGCAGCGCGGCCGCACCCCGGCTGGTGCTCACACTGAGGTAG
- a CDS encoding HpcH/HpaI aldolase family protein: MPLRIEDTFRDALAVQKHKAGRPLAGMWVCSGSPLIAELCAGSGLDWLLVDAEHSPNGLESILAQLQAIHGYPVHTMVRPPVNDTVVIKQYLDLGVQNLLIPMVNSVTEAEAAVAATRYPPQGVRGVGSALARAARWNRVPDYLARAGATISVTVQIESTAAVDAVADILKVDGVDAIFLGPSDLAASMGLLGQQEHPEVRAAVEHCLAAAKAAGKPAGVNAFNPDTARGYLASGAAFILVGADVALLARGSEALAAQYIKPSDGETPAGY; this comes from the coding sequence ATGCCGCTTCGAATAGAGGACACTTTCCGGGATGCCTTAGCTGTACAAAAACACAAAGCAGGCCGTCCGCTGGCGGGGATGTGGGTGTGCTCCGGCAGCCCACTCATCGCAGAACTCTGCGCCGGATCCGGCCTGGACTGGCTCCTGGTGGACGCGGAGCACAGCCCCAACGGCCTCGAATCCATCCTCGCCCAACTCCAGGCCATCCACGGCTACCCCGTCCACACCATGGTCCGGCCGCCCGTGAACGACACCGTGGTGATCAAGCAGTACCTGGACCTGGGCGTCCAGAACCTCCTGATCCCCATGGTCAACTCCGTCACGGAGGCCGAGGCCGCGGTGGCCGCCACCCGCTACCCGCCGCAGGGTGTCCGCGGGGTTGGTTCGGCGCTGGCCCGCGCCGCCCGCTGGAACCGGGTCCCGGACTACCTGGCCCGCGCCGGTGCGACCATCAGCGTCACCGTCCAGATCGAATCGACGGCGGCCGTGGACGCCGTGGCAGACATCCTTAAGGTCGACGGCGTCGATGCCATCTTCCTGGGACCTTCCGATCTTGCCGCCTCCATGGGCCTGCTGGGCCAGCAGGAACACCCTGAGGTGCGTGCCGCCGTCGAACACTGCCTCGCCGCCGCAAAAGCAGCCGGGAAACCCGCGGGCGTGAACGCCTTCAACCCGGACACCGCCCGCGGCTATCTGGCCTCCGGCGCGGCGTTCATCCTCGTCGGGGCCGACGTCGCCCTCCTGGCCAGGGGGTCCGAAGCCCTCGCCGCGCAATACATCAAGCCATCTGACGGCGAAACGCCCGCCGGCTACTAG